CCGCGAGATGGAGCTGTACTCCGCCGCGCTGGAGTACGCGCGCGCGGAGGGGCTCTCCAGCGTCCACGTCCTCTTCCCCACCCTGGAGGAGCTGCCGGTGCTGGAGGCGCAGGGCTATGCCTTGCGCCTGGGCGTGCAGTACATGTGGCGCAACGCGGGCTACCGGACGTTCGAGGACTTCCTCGGCCGCTTCCGCTCCAAGCGGCGGCACCAGATTCAGCGTGAGCGACAGGCATTGGAAGCCCAGGACATCACCGTGCGCACCCTCCGCGGCGACGCGCTGGAGGAGGTGGACGCGGCCCGCGCCCACCGGCTCTACGTCTCCACGGTGGACCGCTACCCGTGGGGCGTGCGCTCCCTGACCGAGGACTTCTTCGCCCGGCTGCTCGCCGGCTTCCGGCACCGGTGCGAGTTCGTGGAGGCCCGCCGGGAAGGCCGCGCGGTGGCCGGCGCGTTCAACTTCACCGGGCCGCGCACGCTGTACGGCCGTTATTGGGGAGCGCTGGAGGAACATCCGTTCCTGCACTTCAACGTGTGCCTCTACCACCCGGTGGAGGACTGCATCGCGCAAGGCCGCGAGCGCTTCGAGCCGGGGGCGGGCGGCGAGCACAAGCTCACCCGGGGTTTCGAGCCGCACCTCACGTACAGTGCGCATCTGTTCCTCCACCCCGGCCTGGACCGGGCGGTGCGCGGCTTCCTGGCGCACGAGCGGGCAGCCGTCGAAAGCGGCCTGCCGCTGTGGTGGGCGGAGACGGGTTTCAAGGAGCGGGTCTGAGGGGTTTCAAGCAGGCCCGCCAAAGGGAAAGCGCAGCGAAGGCAAGGGAGTCCGCAAGCCCATGGCTCAGAAGCACCAACACGATGACGGCCAGGTCGTCACGGAGGCCGTCCCCAAGCAGAAGTTGAAGAGGCCGACGCTCTACAAGGTCCTCCTGCACAACGACAACTACACCACGCGCGAGTTCGTGGTGGCCGTGCTCAAGGAGATCTTCCACAAGTCGGAGACGGATGCCGTGCAGATCATGATGCACGTTCATTACAACGGCATCGGTGTGGCGGGCGTTTATACCTACGACGTCGCCGAGACGAAGCTCAAGACAGTGGAGGCCGCGGCGAGGGACAACGGGTTCCCCCTGCGGCTGTCCATGGAACCCGAGGAAGGCTGAACCGTGGCGGGACCATCGATTGCCAAAGAATTGCAGGCCAGCTTCCGCACCGCGCTCGACGAGGCGCGGAAGATGCGTCACGAGTACCTGACCCTGGAGCACCTGCTCCTGGCCCTCACCCGTGAGTCGCGCACCCGCGAGGTGCTCAAGGGCTGCGGCGCGAACGTCAAGCGCCTGCAGGAGAACCTGACCTCCTTCCTGGAGGAGACGGTCGAGCGGCTGCCCGACGACGTGGACGCCGAGCCCCAGCAGACCATCGGCGTGGAGCGCGTGCTCCACCGCGCCGCCATGCACGCGCTGTCCGCGGAGCAGAAGTACATCGACGGGGGCGACGTGCTGGTCGCCATGTTCCGTGAAGAGGAGAGCCACGCGCTCTACCTCCTGCAGCAGGAGGGCGTCACCCGCCTGGACCTGCTCAACTTCATCTCCCACGGCGTCAGCAAGGACGGCGAGTCCGAGGGCGAGTCCCGCCCCACGCCCGCCGGGGACGACGAGGACGGCGAGTCGCAGAAGAAGAGCCCGCTGGAAGCGTACGCCGTGCAGCTCAACGTGGAGGCCAAGGCGGGCCGCATCGACCCGCTCATCGGCCGCGACAAGGAGCTGGAGCGCACCATCCAGGTGCTCTGCCGCCGCCGCAAGAACAACCCGCTCTACGTGGGTGAGGCCGGCGTGGGCAAGACGGCCATCGCGGAAGGCCTGGCGCTCCACATCACTGAGGGCCGCGTGCCCGAGGCGCTGAAGAACGCGGTCGTCTACTCGCTGGATATGGGCGCGCTGCTCGCGGGCACCAAGTTCCGCGGCCAGTTCGAGGAGCGCCTCAAGGGCGTGCTCAAGGCGCTCCAGGAGCTGCCGGACGCCATCCTCTTCATCGACGAGATCCACACCATCGTCGGCGCCGGCGCCACGAGCGGCGGCTCCATGGACGCGTCCAACCTGCTCAAGCCCGCGCTGGCGTCGGGCCGGCTGCGCTGCATCGGGTCCACGACGTTCCAGGAGTTCAAGGCGTCCTTCGAGCGCGACCGCGCGCTGTCCCGCCGCTTCCAGAAGATTGAAGTGGACGAGCCCAGCGTGGAGGACACCGTCAAGGTGCTGGAGGGCCTGCGCAGCCGCTACGAGGAGCACCACCACGTGAAGTACGGCGAGGGTGCGCTCCAGGCGGCGGCGGAGCTGGCGGCCAAGCACATCAACGACCGGTTCCTGCCGGACAAGGCCATCGACGTCATCGACGAGGCCGGCGCCGCGGAGCGGCTCAAGCCGGAGGGCGTGCGCACGGGCGTCGTCTCCGCGCACGACGTGGAGCAGGTCGTCTCCAAGATGGCCAAGATTCCGGCCAAGAGCGTGTCCGCGAGCGAAGGCGTCCAGATTCAAAACCTGGACAAGGAGCTCAAGGGCGTCATCTACGGGCAGGACAAGGCCATTGAAGAGATGGTGGGCGCCATCAAGCTGTCGCGCTCCGGCCTGCGCGCGCCGGAGAAGCCCATTGGCAGCTTCCTCTTCTCCGGCCCCACGGGCGTGGGCAAGACGGAGCTGGCGAAGCAGCTGGCGCAGAGCCTGGGCGTGGAGTTCCTGCGCTTCGACATGAGCGAGTACTCCGAGAAGCACACGGTGAGCCGCCTCATCGGCGCGCCTCCGGGCTACGTGGGCTTCGACCAGGGCGGCCTGCTCACGGACGCCGTGCGCAAGCACCCGTACGCGGTGCTGGTGCTGGACGAGATTGAGAAGGCCCACCCGGACCTCTTCAACATCCTGCTCCAGGTGATGGACCACGCGACGCTCACGGACAACAACGGCCGCAAGGCGGACTTCCGCAACATCATCCTCATCCTGACCACCAACGCGGGTGCGCAGGAGATGAGCACCAAGGCCATGGGCTTCGGTGACACCCGCGTGGTGGTGGACGGCTCGCGGGCGAAGAAGGCCATCGAGCGCACCTTCACGCCGGAGTTCCGCAACCGGCTGGACGGCTGGATTTTGTTCTCCGGCCTGCCCCCCGAGGTCATCCTCAAGGTCGTGGACAAGGAAGTGCGCCTGCTCCAGAAGGTGCTCGACGAGAAGAAGGTCACCCTGTCGCTCACGCCCGCCGCCCGCGCGTGGCTGGCCGAGCACGGGTACGATCCGGCCTTCGGCGCGCGCCCCATGGCGCGGCTCGTGGACAACACCCTCAAGAAGCCGCTCGCGGAGGCGCTGCTGTTCGGCTCCCTCAAGAGCGGGGGCGTGGCCCGCTTCGACGTCGTGGACGACGCGCTGAAGCTCCAGGCCGAGTCCACCGAGGCCGTGCCGGCGTAAAGCACCGCGGTACGGCACCGGCTTGAAACACCCGAGGCCCCGGGCCCCCTTCATGGGGACTCGGGGCCTTCGTGTTTCCTACTTCAGCGTGATCTCGACCTTGTACGCGCCCACGGCGCTGGAGAGCTGCTCGGAGATGATTTGAAGCGTGGTGGCCGCCTCGCCCGTGGAGCCGATGCGGGCCACGGTGTCGTCCATCATCCTGGACAGGTCATTCACCGCCAGGGTGATTTGATTGATGCCCACGTTCTGCTGGTTCACCGCGGCGGCGATCTGCCGGACGGCGGCGGCGTTGTCCTGGACGATGGAGGACAGCTCGCGCAGGTTCTGCCCGCTGTTGCGCACCTGCGCCAGGCCCGCCTCCATCCGCTCCGCGCCGCGCTCGGTGATGCGCACTGCGGCGGTGACGGAGGCGGCGATGTCGTCCAGGAGCTCCCGCACCCGCGTGGTCGCCTGGATGGACTGGTCCGCCAGCGCGCGGATCTCCCGCGCCACCACGCTGAAGCCCTTGCCGTGCTCACCGGAGCGCACCGCTTCGATGGCCGCGTTGAGCGCGAGCATGTTGGACTGGTCCGCCAGGTCCTTCACCGTCTGGGTGATGCCGCCAATCTGGCGCGTGCGCTCCCCCAGTTCGAGAATCTTGTCGGCGATCTCCCCCACCTGCGCGCGGATGTCGTTGAGGCCCGCCATCGTCTGCTCGATGGAGGCCTCGCCCGCACGGGCCAGGGTGTCCGCGCGCTCGGCGACGCTGAGCACGCTCTCCGCCTTCTGCGCGGCCAGCGTGGAGGTCTGCTTGATCTCCTGCGCCGTCACCTGCGTCTCCTGGAGCGCGGCGGCCTGGCGGGAGATGGTCTGCGCCTGTTCCGTGGAGGACGCGTTGAGGTGGTCCGTGGACTGGGTGAGCGCGACGGCGGCGTGCTGGAGGTTGAGCGTCACCTCGCGCAGCTTGCCCACCATCTGCGAGAAGGAGTTGGACAGCCGCCCCACCTCGTCGTTGCCCCGCGCCTGGATGGGGCGGGTG
This genomic stretch from Corallococcus caeni harbors:
- a CDS encoding GNAT family N-acetyltransferase → MSAPLPTTLRLLQSITDVPASAWDALVDPASVPFLEWGFLAALEESGSVVPERGWHPRHLTLWRGARLIAAAPAYLKDDSHGEFVFDAAWATLAERAGLRYYPKLVLGVPFTPATGRRVLVAPGEDAPAREMELYSAALEYARAEGLSSVHVLFPTLEELPVLEAQGYALRLGVQYMWRNAGYRTFEDFLGRFRSKRRHQIQRERQALEAQDITVRTLRGDALEEVDAARAHRLYVSTVDRYPWGVRSLTEDFFARLLAGFRHRCEFVEARREGRAVAGAFNFTGPRTLYGRYWGALEEHPFLHFNVCLYHPVEDCIAQGRERFEPGAGGEHKLTRGFEPHLTYSAHLFLHPGLDRAVRGFLAHERAAVESGLPLWWAETGFKERV
- a CDS encoding ATP-dependent Clp protease adaptor ClpS → MAQKHQHDDGQVVTEAVPKQKLKRPTLYKVLLHNDNYTTREFVVAVLKEIFHKSETDAVQIMMHVHYNGIGVAGVYTYDVAETKLKTVEAAARDNGFPLRLSMEPEEG
- the clpA gene encoding ATP-dependent Clp protease ATP-binding subunit ClpA, with the translated sequence MAGPSIAKELQASFRTALDEARKMRHEYLTLEHLLLALTRESRTREVLKGCGANVKRLQENLTSFLEETVERLPDDVDAEPQQTIGVERVLHRAAMHALSAEQKYIDGGDVLVAMFREEESHALYLLQQEGVTRLDLLNFISHGVSKDGESEGESRPTPAGDDEDGESQKKSPLEAYAVQLNVEAKAGRIDPLIGRDKELERTIQVLCRRRKNNPLYVGEAGVGKTAIAEGLALHITEGRVPEALKNAVVYSLDMGALLAGTKFRGQFEERLKGVLKALQELPDAILFIDEIHTIVGAGATSGGSMDASNLLKPALASGRLRCIGSTTFQEFKASFERDRALSRRFQKIEVDEPSVEDTVKVLEGLRSRYEEHHHVKYGEGALQAAAELAAKHINDRFLPDKAIDVIDEAGAAERLKPEGVRTGVVSAHDVEQVVSKMAKIPAKSVSASEGVQIQNLDKELKGVIYGQDKAIEEMVGAIKLSRSGLRAPEKPIGSFLFSGPTGVGKTELAKQLAQSLGVEFLRFDMSEYSEKHTVSRLIGAPPGYVGFDQGGLLTDAVRKHPYAVLVLDEIEKAHPDLFNILLQVMDHATLTDNNGRKADFRNIILILTTNAGAQEMSTKAMGFGDTRVVVDGSRAKKAIERTFTPEFRNRLDGWILFSGLPPEVILKVVDKEVRLLQKVLDEKKVTLSLTPAARAWLAEHGYDPAFGARPMARLVDNTLKKPLAEALLFGSLKSGGVARFDVVDDALKLQAESTEAVPA
- a CDS encoding methyl-accepting chemotaxis protein — translated: MKPSAALPVSFLRGLGLAQKFVLVTAVVSASVALILTFIATRQLATNLEERHASEGEAVALSLAIAAEQGVSAGMGSLQPLLETFREREDLAYIFIQDPTGYVLVHSFQGAFPEGLKAALDAQPAVGQGRTRVVPEVRLARGGKTLRALDVAAAVAEKGRLGTVHVGMAREFIDAKVEGLRWRMLGFAFLLEACGVVLAALFGRSIVRPLAELTSVAGHIVASGDLTRPIQARGNDEVGRLSNSFSQMVGKLREVTLNLQHAAVALTQSTDHLNASSTEQAQTISRQAAALQETQVTAQEIKQTSTLAAQKAESVLSVAERADTLARAGEASIEQTMAGLNDIRAQVGEIADKILELGERTRQIGGITQTVKDLADQSNMLALNAAIEAVRSGEHGKGFSVVAREIRALADQSIQATTRVRELLDDIAASVTAAVRITERGAERMEAGLAQVRNSGQNLRELSSIVQDNAAAVRQIAAAVNQQNVGINQITLAVNDLSRMMDDTVARIGSTGEAATTLQIISEQLSSAVGAYKVEITLK